The Tripterygium wilfordii isolate XIE 37 chromosome 5, ASM1340144v1, whole genome shotgun sequence genome window below encodes:
- the LOC119998352 gene encoding L-galactono-1,4-lactone dehydrogenase, mitochondrial-like → MLRTLTLRRSLRSFHHRQTPTSSCTATSGFPANSNGTRFLPNSNRTFCTSPAPSSSTEAKVRQYLGYGALMIFSGAATYYYFPEDALQKKAKLFRYAPMPDDLHTVSNWSGTHEVLTREFHQPENLAELEKLVKESNEKKAKIRPVGSGLSPNGIGLARAGMVNLALMDKVLEVDKEKKRVRVQAGIRVQQLVDGIKDYGLTLQNFASIREQQIGGIVQVGAHGTGARLPPIDEQVVSMKLVTPAKGTIEISKENNPELFYLARVGLGGLGVVAEVTLQCVDRQELVEHTVVSSMKELKKNHRKLLSENKHVKYLYIPYTDSVVIVTCNPVSKWRGPPKFKPKYTEDEALEHVRGLYRESLRKYRAREISAQPSENTEPDIDQLSFTELRDKLLALDPLNKDHVIKINQAEAEFWRKSEGYRVGWSDEILGFDCGGQQWVSEICFPAGTLRKPSMMDLEYIEELKELIEKEDIPAPAPIEQRWTARSQSRMSLSSSPAEDDIFSWVGIIMYLPTMDARQRKDITEEFFHYRHLTQSRLWDRYSAYEHWAKIEVPKDNEELAALQARLRKRFPVDEYNKARKELDPSRILSNHILEKLFPLSDNI, encoded by the exons CAACCTCCAGCTGCACAGCCACTTCCGGCTTCCCTGCCAATTCCAACGGTACTCGTTTCCTTCCAAACTCTAATCGCACATTTTGCACATCTCCGGCACCTTCTTCTTCCACCGAAGCCAAGGTCCGCCAGTACCTCGGATATGGGGCGCTTATGATATTCAGTGGCGCTGCTACATACTATTATTTCCCCGAGGACGCTCTGCAGAAGAAGGCCAAGCTCTTCCGCTATGCTCCGATGCCGGACGACCTCCACACCGTTTCCAATTGGAGTGGCACTCACGAGGTCCTAACCCGGGAATTTCACCAGCCGGAGAATCTAGCTGAATTGGAGAAATTGGTCAAAGAATCAAATGAAAAGAAGGCCAAAATTCGGCCGGTTGGTTCCGGACTATCTCCCAACGGTATTGGGCTAGCTAGGGCCGGGATGGTGAATTTGGCGTTGATGGATAAGGTTTTGGAGGTGgataaagagaagaagagggtgagAGTGCAGGCAGGGATCAGGGTGCAGCAGTTGGTCGATGGGATTAAGGACTACGGGCTTACGTTGCAAAATTTTGCTTCCATTAGAGAGCAGCAGATTGGAGGCATTGTTCAG GTTGGTGCACACGGTACTGGTGCAAGATTGCCTCCCATTGACGAGCAGGTTGTTAGCATGAAACTGGTGACTCCTGCCAAAGGAACAATAGAGATCTCAAAAGAGAATAATCCTGAGCTTTTTTATCTAGCTCGTGTTGGTCTTGGTGGGCTTGGAGTAGTTGCTGAAGTCACCTTACAATGTGTTGATAGGCAAGAGCTTGTGGAGCACACTGTTGTTTCAAGCATGAAGGAGCTAAAGAAGAACCACAG GAAGTTGCTTTCTGAGAACAAGCATGTGAAATATCTTTATATTCCCTATACTGACTCTGTTGTGATTGTGACTTGCAACCCCGTTTCAAAATGGAGAGGTCCAccaaaattcaaacccaaataTACTGAAGATGAAGCTCTGGAGCATGTTCGAGGCCTCTACAGAGAGTCTCTAAGAAAATATAG GGCTAGAGAAATTTCTGCTCAACCTTCAGAAAATACAGAACCAGACATTGATCAGCTCTCATTCACAGAGTTAAGAGACAAATTACTTGCTCTTGATCCGCTCAACAAAGACCATGTAATAAAAATCAATCAAGCTGAGGCTGAGTTCTGGAGGAAGTCAGAAGGTTACAGAGTGGGATGGAGTGATGAAATTTTGGGCTTTGACTGTGGTGGCCAACAGTGGGTGTCAGAAATTTGTTTTCCTGCTGGCACCCTTCGGAAGCCAAGTATGATGGACCTTGAGTACATAGAAGAACTGAAGGAACTCATTGAGAAAGAAGATATACCTGCACCAGCTCCTATCGAGCAGCGATGGACAGCTCGCAGCCAGAGCCGTATGAGTCTGTCTTCCAGCCCAGCAGAGGATGACATATTCTCATGG GTGGGTATAATCATGTATCTCCCCACTATGGATGCACGCCAAAGGAAAGATATAACGGAAGAATTCTTCCACTACAGGCATTTAACCCAGAGTCGATTATGGGATCGGTATTCTGCCTATGAACATTGGGCTAAGATTGAG GTTCCAAAGGACAATGAAGAACTTGCTGCACTCCAAGCTAGGCTAAGAAAACGTTTCCCAGTGGATGAATATAATAAAGCACGAAAGGAATTGGACCCCAGTAGGATCCTTTCTAATCATATTCTGGAAAAGCTGTTTCCATTGTCAGATAACATTTGA
- the LOC119998355 gene encoding probable calcium-binding protein CML36 yields the protein MTLIKISKLSPKRLFRSKKDRSTVSRSDPSSFSSGTTSSASSDTSSTQHKPRSTNVDVGTPTSVLPEISGDWSDIYLELLQAFKIIDSDNDGIVSRSELEALLSRLGAQPPSREEVATMVREVDSDGDGCISVEALMSRMGSAYEPACDAELREAFEFFDTDHDGRITAEELQGVFAAIGDGRSTLDDCRRMIAGVDKNGDGFVCFDDFCRMMELQA from the coding sequence ATGACCCTCATCAAAATCAGCAAGCTCAGCCCGAAACGTCTCTTTCGGTCCAAGAAGGACCGGTCCACGGTCTCCAGATCCGACCCATCATCTTTTAGCTCCGGCACCACTTCTTCCGCCTCATCCGACACCTCATCCACCCAACACAAGCCCCGTTCGACCAACGTCGATGTCGGGACACCGACTAGCGTCCTTCCCGAAATTTCGGGTGACTGGTCCGATATTTATCTGGAGCTTCTTCAGGCTTTTAAGATTATAGACAGTGACAACGATGGGATTGTCTCGAGGAGCGAGCTTGAGGCGTTGCTTAGCCGGCTCGGGGCGCAGCCGCCGAGTCGGGAGGAGGTGGCGACGATGGTGAGGGAGGTGGACAGTGACGGCGACGGGTGTATAAGCGTGGAGGCCTTGATGAGCCGGATGGGTTCGGCTTACGAGCCGGCTTGTGACGCCGAGTTGAGAGAGGCGTTCGAGTTTTTCGATACGGATCACGACGGGAGGATCACGGCGGAGGAGTTACAGGGAGTGTTCGCGGCTATCGGGGATGGTCGGAGCACATTAGACGATTGCCGGCGGATGATAGCCGGGGTTGATAAAAACGGAGACGGGTTCGTGTGCTTCGATGACTTCTGTCGTATGATGGAGCTTCAGGCTTGA